In the Mesorhizobium sp. M1D.F.Ca.ET.043.01.1.1 genome, TCAAGCAGCTGGCGACGATCGTCAAGGACGTGCTGGAATCCTAAAACAGCTATCGCTTGCACATTGCTGCGACCCTGCCATGATGGAGATCGATGGGTCCGATCATGGGGGTGATAGCGCGTGACGCCGCACATCGAGGCGGGCAGGGGAGACTACGCCGAAACGGTGCTGCTGCCGGGTGATCCCGAGCGCGCTGAATGGATGGCGGAAACTTTTCTCGAGGCGCCGCGCTGCGTCAATCGCCGCCGTGGCGCGCTTGGATTCACCGGCCGGTTCCGCGGCAAGCCGGTCAGCATCCATGCGACCGGAATCGGTGTCTCGTCCTTCCTGATCTATGCCCATGAGCTGCTGGATTATCACGGCGTGAGGACGCTGATCCGCACCGGAACATGTGGCGGGCTGTCGGAGAGCGTTCCGCTGCGGGGCCTGGTCATTTCCAGTGCCGTACGCGCCGAAGGGGCCATCAGCGGGCAGGTGTTCGGACTTTACCAGCCGGCGGGGCCCGATGAGGCGCTTCACGCGCTGGCGCTGCGGCGGGCCGCTGATCTCGGCATCGCCTGCAGCGCCGGGCTCACGGTCTGCAGCGACGTCTTCCATCATCCCGATGGCCGTGCCCGGTTCGACGAGCCCAGGGCGCTCGGCGCGCTGGCAGTCGATATGGAGACCAGCGCGCTCTACCGCATCTCGGCGCGGTTCGGTGCGCGCGCCTTGTCGCTGCTGACGGTGGTCGACCACGTCGCCACGGGCGAGCAGACCGATTATTCCGAACGCCAGGCGCTGTTCACCGACATGACGCGCCTGGCGCTCGAAGTGGCGGTTGAGAGCTAGGCTGCCACCTGTTTCAGTGCCGCCTGTTCTTGCGCCGCCGGCCGGTGGCCGCGCAGATAGAGCGCGCAGGTCGTGCGAAGCATCGAAACGAAATTGGCGATCTGGCCGTTGATCTCGATCGCCTCGTCACAGAGGGTCGAGATGAATTTGGGTGTCGTCAGGCCCTGGCTTTCGGCGATCTCGTCTCTGACGGCGGCCAGTTCACCACCGGCGGCGCCAAAAACCCGACACTGACGATCGTGTCGCCGGCCATGCGCCGGGCCGACTGCATAGCCGCCCAGATATCGGCGAAAGGCATCTAGTGCGTTTCACCGTTTCACGGAAACGGCGAAACGCCCTATCTCCTTGTTTTTACGCAATTCCGGACGGAAAACCGCTCACACTTTTCCTGGAATTGCTCTAGTTCCACCTTCCGGCTGCCTGCTGGCGCGGAAACTCGATCAGGTTCCGCGCCTTGTTTATGCAGGCGCGCGGTCGCCTCAGGCACCGACCGGCTGGCCGTCCTTGCGGCGGATGGCGACGACCGACGGGCGCGGCGGCTGGCCGTCCTTGAAGTCGGGCCACAGCGTCTGCACCTTATCGAGCGTCTCGGCGTCCTCGGCCGGATGCTGGACCGACAGGAACAGCGTCGTGCCGTCGGGCGTGAAGCAGGGGCCGGTCGCCTCGGCGCCGTGCGGGCAGGTAAACAGCAACTTCGGCAAGCCGCGCGCCGCACCCTCGGTGTCGACACCATAGATACCGTCCGGCAGGTCGAAGTCGTTGGCGCCGTCGGTCGCAACCCACAACCGGCCGGCCGGATCGAAGGCGATGTTGTCGGGGCAGACGAACCAGCTGTTGTCCGAGGTGTCGGGATGGAAGGTCGCGCCGACCTTGGCGTCCTTGGGATTGCCGCAGAGCACGAACAGGTCCCAGGCATATTTGTCGGCGGTATGGTCGGCGTCGGCGCCGCGGCCGCCGGGCGGGATCAGTTCGACGATGTGGCCCCAGAGGTTTTCCGGCCGCGTGTTGGCCGGGTTCACCTTGGATTCGTCGCGCTTCTTGTTCTTGGTCATGACGGCATAGACGCGGCCGGTGACCGGGTTGGTTTCAATATCTTCCGGCCGGTCCATCGGCGTCGCGCCGAGGGCGTCGGCGGCAAGGCGGGTCTTCAGCAGCACCTCGGCCTGGTCCGCAAAACCGTTCTCGGCGGTGAGCTTGCCCTGGCCGTGCACCAGCGGCAGCCACGTCATCGAGCCGTCGGCATCGAACCGCGCCACCGAGAGCACGCCGTCGTCGAGGAGGTCCTTGCCGGAAGCCGGGTTCGCCGCGTCGTAGGGCTTGGCCGAGACGAAGCGGTACATGTATTCGAAATAGTCGTCGTCGCCCATGTAGACGACGATGCGGCCGTCCTTGTTGCGCACGACCGTCGAGGCTTCATGCGACATGCGGCCGAGCGCGGTGCGCTTCACCGGCTTCGACTGCGGATCGTACGGGTTGATCTCGACCACCCAGTCGAAGCGGTTGGTTTCGTTGGGCTCCTTGTCGATGTTGAAGCGGTCGTGGAAGCGGCCGCGGCCGTAGACGTCGGAGCCGTCAAAGCCGTAGCGGTCGAGGATATCGGCGGTCGGCGCCTCCTTCGGGTCGCCGCCGAAGAGGTCTGAAACGCCTTCCTCGCATGTCAGCACGGTGCCCCAGGGGGTAACGCCGCCGCTGCAATTGTAGCTGGTGCCGAGGACCTTCAGGCCGGTCGCATCGGCGGAGGTCCGCATGAGGGCATGGCCGGCGGCCGGGCCGGAGACGGTCATCTCGGTGTTGGCTGTGATGCGGCGGTTGAGCGGGCTGTTCTCGATGGTCTGCCACTTGCCGTCCTTCAGCATCACCTCGACGATCGAATGGCCCATGGCGGCGAGGCCGAGATCGACCTGTTCCCTAGTCATTGCCTTGCCGGCGTCGTCCTCGGTCATCCCCGGGAACATCACGTTCGGTGAAATGTACTCGTTGTTGACGCAGAGCAGGCCATGGTCGGAGTTCACCTCACCCTTGGGCAGCGGCATGAAGGCGATGTAGTCGCAATTGTAGCCAAAACGCTTTTCCTGCTCGTCGGCGGCGACCTTGTTGCCGTCGAAGTCGGCCAGGCCCGCCGCAAGCGGATCGCCCCAACGGGCGACGATGGTGGTCTCATAACCTTCGGCCGCTGCGTGCGTCTTGTCATAGACCCGCTTCAGCTCGGGAAAACCAAGGGTGGATTGAGCGGCGGCGGCATGTGTTTCGCCGGCAAACAAGGAGCCGACGAAGCTGCCGCCTGCGATCAGCGCGCCGGAGGTGAGGCCGCCTTTCAGCATGTTGCGGCGCGAGACGCGCGCGGCAATGACGTCGCGGATAACAGGGGAGGGTGAAGACGGAGAATTGGCCATCGTGTCTGCCTCTCAAGGTGGATGTTGACGACAGGCGCTGCCTAAGCCGCTTCGGCAACAGCCGCATGACATGAGAGAGCGTGTTGCGATGGAGAAGCGGGCGGGCCGCCGCTATCCCTTAGTGCAGGTCGACGCCGTGAAGGCGCCGTCGGGCTGCTTCATGATGATGTCGAAGGACGGGCTGCCCGGGCCGTCGAGCGTCGCCTGCGTCATCGAGATCGAGTTGCCGCCGCTGGTGTAGCCGCCGAGCGGTCCGAGCCAGCTGATCTCGCCATTGGGATTCATCTGGTAGTTGTAGGTTGCCGCGGTGCCGAAGGTCACCGGGCCGCTATAGACATTGCCCTTGATGGTGATGTCGCCGAGATTGAAGAACAGGCCGAGCAGGTAGACCTCGCAGTGATAGGTCCCGTCGGGCAGCCTGCCGTCGGTGAAGTCGGCGCGGGCGCTGCCGGCGGCGGAGACGAGAAGCAGGAAGCTCAGGATGATGCGTAAGGCCATGACGTCGCTCGTTTGCGCGGCGACCTTGCCCCATTTTGCCGCCGTCTCGCAACCCGTTCGCGGATTGCGGCATCGTAGCTGAGATTAAAGTTTAGGCATTTTTACCATTTGGGCAAAATTTAGGCAGTCGTGCGCAAAGTTTTCTCAGTCCTGATCCATCCCAGGGATCCGATACGTGCGACGGCTATCCGATAACCAACTGTAACTATTCGTCTATCGCGCCTAACCTTACCATGATCCCGCGTTTGGCACGTCGCTTGCACCGCTATGTTGCGATGCAAAACAACCAGCTTGGGAGCGTGGAACATGAGGGGTAATTTCTCGACAATAACAAAAATGTTTTCGGCCGGCGTAGTCGCTGCCGGCCTGTCGATGTCGGCTCCCGCCAAGGCGGCCGACGACACGATCAAGGTCGGCATCCTCCATTCGCTGTCGGGGACGATGGCGATTTCGGAGACGACGCTGAAGGACGTCATGCTGATGCTGATCGAGGAGCAGAACGCCAAGGGCGGCCTACTCGGCAAGAAGCTCGAGGCGGTCGTCGTCGATCCGGCGTCCAACTGGCCGCTGTTCGCCGAAAAGGCGCGCGAGCTGATCTCCAAGGACAAGGTGGCGGCGGTGTTCGGCTGCTGGACCTCGGTGTCGCGCAAGTCGGTGCTGCCGGTCTTCTCGGAGCTCGACAACATCCTGTTCTACCCGGTCCAGTATGAGGGCGAGGAAAGCGAGCGCAACGTCTTCTACACCGGCGCCGCGCCGAACCAGCAGGCCATTCCGGCCGTCGACTATCTGATGAGCGCCGATGGCGGCTCGGTGAAGCGCTGGGTGCTCGAAGGCACCGACTATGTCTATCCGCGCACCACCAACAAGATCCTCGAAGCCTATCTGAAATCGAAGGGCGTGCCGGCCGAGGACATCATGGTCAACTACACGCCGTTCGGCTTCTCCGACTGGCAGACCGAGGTTTCGGCGATCAAGAAGTTCGGCTCGGCCGGCAAGAAGACCGCTGTCGTGTCGACCGTCAATGGCGACGCCAACGTGCCGTTCTACAAGGAACTCGGCAACCAGGGCATCAAGGCCGAGGACATTCCGGTCATGGCGTTCTCGGTCGGCGAGGAAGAACTGGCCGGTCTCGACACCGGTCCGCTGGTCGGCCATCTCGCCGCCTGGAATTACTTCGAGAGCATCGACACGCCCGAGAACAAGAAGTTCATCGACGACTGGCACAAGTTCATCAAGAACGACAAGCGCACCACCAACGACCCGATGGAAGCCCATTACATCGGCTTCAACATGTGGGTGAAGGCGGTCGAGAAGGCCGGCACCACCGATCCGGACAAGGTCATCGACGCCATGGTCGGCGTATCGGTGCCGAATCTCACCGGCGGCTATTCGACCATGATGCCGAACCATCACATCACCAAGCCGGTGCTGATCGGCGAGATCCAGGCCGACGGCCAGTTCGAGACCGTGTCGCAGACGCCGGGCCTGGTGATGGGCGACGAATGGTCCGACTACCTGCCCGACTCCAAGAACCTGATCTCGGATTGGCGCGCGCCTCTGTCCTGCGGCAACTTCAATGTCGCCACCGGCAAGTGCGGCGGCAAGGGCACCAACTGATCCCGGTCCGGACTTGGTCCGTGACCCCAGGTCTGTCGGATCGCGGAGTGGCCCCACGATCCGAGACCGCAGCCCGGGCGGCCTTTCGGTCCGCCCGGGTGAAAGCCTCGAACCCCTGGAAGCCGCTTGAAGACGATGACCTTGTTGCGCTCGATCGGCCTGATGTTGCTGCTGACGATGGCAAGCCTGCTGCCGTCGAGCGCGGCTGAGGCCGATCTTCGCGCGACGATCGCCAAATTTGCCGCCGCTGCGAATTTCGCGGCCACCGAAGCGGTCGTGCGCGAACTGGCCGCGAGCGGCGATCCGGCCGTCGAGCGCCCGCTCTCGGCGCTGGCCGACGGCAATCTCTATATCCGCAAATCCGATTCCCAGGTCTTTGTCGGCAAGGAGGCCGGCGACGGCATCGAACTGCTCGATCCGCTGAGCGGTGACAAGGCAGCCGACGCCGCGAAGATCGACCTCGCCAAGATCAAGGTCAACAATGCGCTCCGCCGCACGATCCGCGATGCGCTGGGCACGCTGACGCTGCGGGCCAAGGATCCTGCCGTGCGCCTTGCCGCCGCGGCGACCATGGTCAAGGCCCCCGATGCGGCGAACATCGAACCGCTCGATGCCGCTATCGCTGCCGAGACCGATCCCGGCGTCAAGGCGATGTTCGAGCAGGCGCGGGCGGCGTCGGTGCTCGTCTCCGACAGGCCGGAAGCCGACAAGCTGGCCGCCGTCTCGGTCATCGCTGCGCGCGGCGATCGCGACGCGCTTTCATTGCTCACCTCGGCAGAGGCCAACGCTCAAGGCGCGGTCAGGGATGCGGCGAGCGCCGCCATCGGCCGCATCAACTCGACGCTGGCGCTGTGGGATGCCGGCCAGAACATCTGGTACGGCATCTCGCTCGGATCGGTGCTGCTGCTCGCCGCGATCGGGCTTGCCATCACCTTCGGCGTCATGGGCGTCATCAACATGGCGCATGGCGAGATGGTGATGCTCGGCGCCTACACCACCTTCGTCGTCCAGCAGGTGATCCGCACGTCGTTCCCCGGCCTGTTCGACTGGTCGCTGGTCATCGCGCTGCCGCTCGCCTTCCTGGTCGCCGCGCTGGTCGGGCTTGCCATCGAGCGCGGCATCATCCGCTTCCTCTATGGCCGCCCGCTGGAAACGCTCCTGGCCACTTGGGGCGTCTCTCTCATCCTGCAGCAGGCGGTGCGCACCATCTTCGGGCCGACCAACCAGGAGGTCGGCAATCCGTCCTGGATGTCCGGCTCGTTCGACGTCGGCCAGCTGGCGATCACCTGGAACCGGCTGTGGATCCTGGTGTTCGCGCTGCTAGTGTTCGCGGTGCTGCTCTATGTCATGAAGCGTACGCCCTGGGGCCTACAGATGCGCGCCGTCACCGCAAACCGCCGCATGGCCGCCTCCATGGGCATCAAGACGCCATGGGTCGACGCGCTGACCTTCGCGCTTGGCTCGGGCATCGCTGGCATTGCAGGCGTGGCGCTCA is a window encoding:
- the urtA gene encoding urea ABC transporter substrate-binding protein — its product is MFSAGVVAAGLSMSAPAKAADDTIKVGILHSLSGTMAISETTLKDVMLMLIEEQNAKGGLLGKKLEAVVVDPASNWPLFAEKARELISKDKVAAVFGCWTSVSRKSVLPVFSELDNILFYPVQYEGEESERNVFYTGAAPNQQAIPAVDYLMSADGGSVKRWVLEGTDYVYPRTTNKILEAYLKSKGVPAEDIMVNYTPFGFSDWQTEVSAIKKFGSAGKKTAVVSTVNGDANVPFYKELGNQGIKAEDIPVMAFSVGEEELAGLDTGPLVGHLAAWNYFESIDTPENKKFIDDWHKFIKNDKRTTNDPMEAHYIGFNMWVKAVEKAGTTDPDKVIDAMVGVSVPNLTGGYSTMMPNHHITKPVLIGEIQADGQFETVSQTPGLVMGDEWSDYLPDSKNLISDWRAPLSCGNFNVATGKCGGKGTN
- a CDS encoding purine-nucleoside phosphorylase, with protein sequence MTPHIEAGRGDYAETVLLPGDPERAEWMAETFLEAPRCVNRRRGALGFTGRFRGKPVSIHATGIGVSSFLIYAHELLDYHGVRTLIRTGTCGGLSESVPLRGLVISSAVRAEGAISGQVFGLYQPAGPDEALHALALRRAADLGIACSAGLTVCSDVFHHPDGRARFDEPRALGALAVDMETSALYRISARFGARALSLLTVVDHVATGEQTDYSERQALFTDMTRLALEVAVES
- the urtB gene encoding urea ABC transporter permease subunit UrtB, producing the protein MTLLRSIGLMLLLTMASLLPSSAAEADLRATIAKFAAAANFAATEAVVRELAASGDPAVERPLSALADGNLYIRKSDSQVFVGKEAGDGIELLDPLSGDKAADAAKIDLAKIKVNNALRRTIRDALGTLTLRAKDPAVRLAAAATMVKAPDAANIEPLDAAIAAETDPGVKAMFEQARAASVLVSDRPEADKLAAVSVIAARGDRDALSLLTSAEANAQGAVRDAASAAIGRINSTLALWDAGQNIWYGISLGSVLLLAAIGLAITFGVMGVINMAHGEMVMLGAYTTFVVQQVIRTSFPGLFDWSLVIALPLAFLVAALVGLAIERGIIRFLYGRPLETLLATWGVSLILQQAVRTIFGPTNQEVGNPSWMSGSFDVGQLAITWNRLWILVFALLVFAVLLYVMKRTPWGLQMRAVTANRRMAASMGIKTPWVDALTFALGSGIAGIAGVALSQIDNVSPNLGRGYIIDSFMVVVFGGVGNLWGTLVGAFSLGIVNKFLEPYAGAVLGKIVVLVLIILFIQKRPRGLFALKGRAVEA
- a CDS encoding PhoX family phosphatase, which gives rise to MANSPSSPSPVIRDVIAARVSRRNMLKGGLTSGALIAGGSFVGSLFAGETHAAAAQSTLGFPELKRVYDKTHAAAEGYETTIVARWGDPLAAGLADFDGNKVAADEQEKRFGYNCDYIAFMPLPKGEVNSDHGLLCVNNEYISPNVMFPGMTEDDAGKAMTREQVDLGLAAMGHSIVEVMLKDGKWQTIENSPLNRRITANTEMTVSGPAAGHALMRTSADATGLKVLGTSYNCSGGVTPWGTVLTCEEGVSDLFGGDPKEAPTADILDRYGFDGSDVYGRGRFHDRFNIDKEPNETNRFDWVVEINPYDPQSKPVKRTALGRMSHEASTVVRNKDGRIVVYMGDDDYFEYMYRFVSAKPYDAANPASGKDLLDDGVLSVARFDADGSMTWLPLVHGQGKLTAENGFADQAEVLLKTRLAADALGATPMDRPEDIETNPVTGRVYAVMTKNKKRDESKVNPANTRPENLWGHIVELIPPGGRGADADHTADKYAWDLFVLCGNPKDAKVGATFHPDTSDNSWFVCPDNIAFDPAGRLWVATDGANDFDLPDGIYGVDTEGAARGLPKLLFTCPHGAEATGPCFTPDGTTLFLSVQHPAEDAETLDKVQTLWPDFKDGQPPRPSVVAIRRKDGQPVGA
- a CDS encoding ribbon-helix-helix domain-containing protein; the encoded protein is MGGYAVGPAHGRRHDRQCRVFGAAGGELAAVRDEIAESQGLTTPKFISTLCDEAIEINGQIANFVSMLRTTCALYLRGHRPAAQEQAALKQVAA